The sequence TCGGCTGCAGCGCCGCCTACCATCTGAGCCAGCTGGGCCGCGAGGACGTGATCGTCCTCGACCGCGGGCCGCTGTTCGAAACCGGCGGCTCGACCTCGCACGCGCCAGGGCTCGTCTTCCAGACGACCGGCAACAAACTGATGTGCGACATGGCGGCCTACACGCGGGAACTGTACTCCGATCTCGACAGCTTCCGCCAGTCCGGCGGGATCGAAGTCGCCTACACCGAGGACCGGTGGGACTTCCTCAAGCGAAAGCGGGAGTGGGGGCGGGCCTACGGACTGGACGGCGGCGAACTCCTTTCCCCGGAGGCGGTCGCCGACCGCATTCCACAGGTCGACGCCGACGTCATCCACGGCGGCTACTACCTCCCGACCGACGGGAAGGCCCACGCCGTCGACGCCTCCGCGACGATGGCCGACCGCGCCCGGGACCAGGGCGTCGAGTTCTACGGAAACACGTGGGTCGACGACGTCGAAACCGCCGACGGAGAGGTGCAGGCCGTCGTCACCGACCGCGGCCGCATCGAGGCCGACGAGGTGCTTCTGGCGACCAACATCTGGGGCCCGCTGTTCGGCGAGATGGTCGACATCGACGTGCCCCTGGTGCCCTGTGCCCATCAGTATCTCGTCAGCGACGACCTCGACGAACTGCGGGGCGCCGACCGCGAGATCGAACAACCCATCCTCCGCCACCAGGACTACTCGCTGTACTTCCGCCAGCACGGCGACGCCTACGGCATCGGCTCGTACAACCACGAACCCCTGCTGGTCGATCCGGAGGACATCTACGGGCCGGAGCAACTCGCGGATCTCGGCCTCGAATACCCCTCCCTCCGGGAGTTCACGGCGGAGCATTTCTACGAGCACACCCATCCCGACCACGACAAGGCGCCCTACGACGCGGCGTGTGAACTCGTCCCCGCCTTCGAGGACGCGTCCTTCGAGTCGGCCATCAACGGGATGTTCTGTTTCACTCCCGACGGGATGCCGATCCTCGGGGAGACCGAGGACATCGACGGGCTCTGGTGGTCGCTCGCCATCTGGGTGACCCAGTCCGGCGGCGCGGGCAACATCATCGCCGAGTGGATGGAGAACGGCGTCCCCCGCCTCGACGGCGAGCGAGTCGACGTCTCCGGCGCCCACATCTCCCGGTTCCAGGACCACACCGGCTCCCGCGAGTTCACGTACGGCCGCGGCGCCCAGCAGTACCAGGAGGTGTACCAGCTGATCCATCCGCGCCAGCAGCCGACCGACCAGCGCGAACTCCGGCAGAGCCCCTTCCACCACCGGACGTCGGCCCTCGACGCCGAGTTTTACGAGAGCGACGGGTGGGAGGTGCCCCAGTGGTACGGGGTCAACGAGGAGCGGGTCGACGAGTACGATATTCCCGACCGGCCGGGCTGGCTCGGCCGCCACTGGTCGAAGGCGCAGGCGGTCGAACACCACGCCGTCCGCGAGGACGTGGCGATGGTCGACATGACGACCTTCACCGGCATCGAGGTGACCGGCTCCGGGGTGCCGGCGTTCCTGCAGGGCCTCCTCACCAACGACGTGGACATCGACGTCGGCCGGATGACGTACACGACGATGCTCAACGAGGACGGCGGCGTGCTCGCCGACCTGACCGTCTCGCGCCTCGGCCCGGACCGATACATGCTGTTCACGGGCGGCGGCTCCTCGGCGACGCTCCACTCGCGGTGGATCCGCGACCACGCGCCAGCCGACGTGACCGTCACCGTCCACGATTCGAGCCTCGCCGGCGTGGGCGTGTTCGGCCCCGACTCGCGGGCCGTGCTGGAGCCGCTCGTCGAGACCGACCTCTCGAACGACGCGTTCCCCTTCTACTCCGTCGAGGAGACGTACCTCGACGGGATTCCCGTGACGATGCTGCGCCTCTCCTACGCCGGCGAACTCGGCTGGGAACTCTACACGCCCATGGAGTACGGCACCCGCCTCTGGGACACGGTGTGGGAGGCCGGCCAGGAGGAGGACATCGTCCCGATGGGGTGGGCGGCGCTCGACTCGACCAGCCTGGAGAAAGGGTATCGCCTCTGGGGGGCGGATCTCACGCCCGAACACACGCCGTTCGAGGCGAACCTCGGGTTCGCGGTCGACCTCGACACCGACTTCGTCGGCAAGGACGCACTCGGCGACGGAGACCCCGATCAGCGTCTCGTTCCGCTGACCCTCGACGAGCAGGGGGCGATCGTCGACGCCGGCAGACCCGTCACCGACGGTGACGACGTGCTCGGCTACACCGCGCGCGCGGACTACGGCTACACCGTCGACGCCGGTATCGCCTACGCGTACCTGCCGACGGCGTACGCCGACGCCGGCCAGCCACTCGCCGTCGAATACGAGAACCAGCGGTTCGACGCCACCGTGCGCGAGGAACCACTGTTCGACCCCGAACGGGAGAAACTCCTCCGATGATGCCCGTATCGTCCCGGACACACCCGTCAGAACGCCAAGGCTTATTTGGTACAACGAATAGCACAGTGTGTGGATCTCCCGTGGCGGACGGTATCAGCACTCACACCAAGGCGGTACTGTACCGCCGCCGGCGCGTGCGGGAGGAGCGCACAGGACGACAGACCACGCGAATCGACACACGACATATGAACGACCTACGACGATCGACCGGGGCTAGCCGGGGGGAATCGCATGACTGATTCGGACGACTCGACCGGGAAGATGTCCGACGGCCTCCAGGTGGAGCTGTTCCATCCGGAGTCGGACCGCGAGCCCGGTGACACCAACATTCAGGCACTCGGATTCGACATCCATCCGGTCGTCTTCCCCGTGGCGTTGGTGCTCGTCGTACTGTTTATCGTACTCACCGTTTTCTTCCGAACGGTCGCGCAGGCGCTCGGATGGACGATGGTCGTCACTCAGCAGACGGCACGGGAGAACGGCTGGGAGGTCCTTCGCCAGGTCCAGGATGGCGTCGTCGTGCATCAGACCGCCGGCGACGCGTACACCGTCATTTTCAATTTCATCGGCGCCAACTTCGGCTGGTTCTACCTGCTGGCGGTGAACATCTTCATCGCTACGCTGCTGTTTTTCGCCTTCAGCAAGTACGGCAAGATTCGGATCGGCGGCGTCGGGGCGGAGAAGGAGTTCAGCGACTTCGCGTGGATGGCGATGCTGTTCAGCGCCGGCATGGGAATCGGTCTCATGTTCTTCAGCGTCTCCGAACCGCTGTACTACTTCCAGAGCGTCCCCGGTTTCTTCAGCGCCGAAGGCGGGACGGGCGCGGCGGCCTCCGCCGCGATGGCACAGACGTTCTTCCACTGGGGCTTCCACCCGTGGGCCATCTACGGCCTCGTCGGCCTCGGCCTCGCGTTCTTCTCGTTTAACCGCGGCCTGCCGCTCACCTTCCGGTCCATCTTCTGGCCGCTTCTCGGCGAGCGGATCTACGGCTGGCCGGGGCACGTCATCGACCTCGTGACGGTGTTCGCGACCCTGTTCGGTCTGGCGACATCGCTCGGTCTCGGCGTCGCGCAGGTGAATACCGGGCTGTCGTACGTGGGCGGTGACCTCCTCGGTCTCGTCTCCATTCCGACGAACACGTTCGTGCAGATCCTGCTCATCGCGGGCATCACCGGCATCGCCACCCTGTCCGTCGCGGCCGGTCTCGACGGCGGCGTCAAGCGCCTGAGCACGCTCAATCTCTACTTGATGTTCGCGCTGCTCGGGTTCCTGCTCATCGTCGGCCCGACGGTGTACATCCTCGGCGCGTGGGTCGAGGGGCTCGGGGCGTACTTCGGCAGCATCATCGAACTCGCCTTCTTCCGCGGCACGCTGGCCGAGGGCGGGTCGACCGTCACCGCCTGGACCGTCTTCTACTGGGGGTGGTGGATCGCGTGGTCGCCCTTTGTGGGGATGTTCATCGCCCGCATCTCGAAAGGACGGACCGTTCGGGAGTTCGTTCTGGGCGTGCTCGTGTTGCCGGCGATGTTCTCGACCATCTGGCTCGCCACGTTCGGCGGGAGTGCCCTGTACAACTCGCTCGTGGGCAACGGAGCGGCCCTGGCCACGTACAATGATGTCGGCCAGACCGTCGCCATGTTCGCCATGCTCGAGCAGTTCCCGCTCGGGGCGCTGTCGGGTATCCTGGCGACGATACTCGTGGTCACGTTTTTCGTCACGTCCTCCGACTCGGGATCCCTGGTGGTTGACCATCTGACCTCCGGTGGCAAACACGACGTGCCGAAAGTCCAGCGCGTCTTCTGGGCGATCATCGAAGGGGTCGTCGCCGCAACCCTCCTGTGGGGTGGCGGACTCGGCGCCCTGCAGACGGCCGTGATCACGACCGGACTCCCCTTCGCAGTTATCCTCTGTCTGATGTGTTACACCGTCTATCTCGGCCTCAGCCACGAGTACCAGATCCTCGAATCCGAGGAGTTCCGGGACCGCATCGCGAAGATATCCGAACAGGAGGACGTGGACGTGGTGACCTCCGGCGACGAGATGGTTACTGACATTCGGGAGGAGAGTGAATCGAGTCCGAGCGACTGACCTCCTCCACCCGGCTCGCTGCTTCGACGCCACGGTTTGGGACGCGATTCATTTCGCTTCCCGCGCTACAGCGCGTCTGCTTGCCCCCGCATCCGTTCGGCGATGTCTGAGCCATCACACCGCGTGCGAGCCGCCGTCGCGACCCTGTTCGGAGCGCGCAGGTCGGCGATGGCGACGCTCGCGGCGCCGCTTCGGGCGGACTCCGACATGGATCTCAGCCTCTCGATTCCCGAGGCCCAGACGACGACCGTCAAAGGCGACGTGGGGTGGACGAGTCGCCCGCCGGCTCGGGTTCGCTGCCCCCGCTGCGGCGACGAAATCTCCCAGACGGTTCGTGCCCCGATCGACTGCCCCGGTTGTCGTCTCAAGCGACCTGCCGAGGCGTTCCCCGACTTCGAACTGCTCGCCATGCGCTGTCCGGTCTGTGGGTGTGATATGGCGTTTGGGCGGCGACATCCGAACGTCATCGCTGTCCCGGAGTACGCCACCTGCCGGCAGTGTCAGTACCACTGGGAACTCGAACACTTCTAACGCGACAACGATCCGTCTCAGTCCACTTCCGAGAGTCGCACCGTCGTCACGGGGACGTTCGCCGTCCGCACCACTTTCTCGGCGGTCGTTCCGAGCAGTCCGCCGACCTTGCCGCGGTAGCCGGTGCCCATCACGATGAGATCGGCTTCGATATCGTCGGCGTAGTCCACGATTCCCTCGTGAACCGATCCGCTGGTTATCTCGGTGACAGCCTCGACGCCGGCGTCGGCCGCCATCTCCGCAACCTCCGCCGTGACCTCCTCGCCGTACTCGCGGTACTCCTCGCGCACCTCGTCCTCGTCCTCCCAGATGTACACGGTCCGTGGCGCACCGGGGAGCTTGACGACGTAGAGCGCGTGTACCGTCGCACCGACGGCCGCCGCGAGCTGAATGCCGTGTTCGGCCGCCTTTCGGGCCTCTTTGCTCCCGTCGGTCGGAATCAGAATCGTGTCGTACATCTATCTGTTCACTGGATCGGGGTTCTCCGGTCAAGCGCAAATAAGTTGGGGAAACCGCGCATTCGGGCTCCTCGACCGTATCGCTCACACTGCGTTCTCGATCGGTCGCGTCCCCATCTTCCTCGATCGGATGGGTCGATACGCGCCATCGAGCCAAGGCTTAACCGCTCGGTGGCCAATGCTACGCCGAATGGCCTCCGACTGGTTCGACCGGCGGCCGACAGCGCCCGGCGTTGCCGTGTTCGTCTCCGGCGTGGCCAGCATGGGGCTGGAGATCCTCGCCGGCCGAATCGTCGCCCCGCAGTTCGGGAGCAGCATCTACACTTGGGGGAGCATCATCGCCGTCTTCCTCGCCGCCCTGAGCCTCGGCTACCACCTCGGCGGACAGCGCGCGGCCCGCCGCGCCAGCGACGAACGACTGGCGTGGCTGTTGCTCGGCACCGCCGCCTACGTCGCCGTGGTGGTGTTCGCGACCGACACGCTGTTGGCCGCGGCGTCGGCGATACCGCTCCCGGGCCGGTTCGCGTCGCTGCCCGCCGTGACGCTGCTGTTCGGCCCACCGACCTACCTGCTCGGCTACGTCAGTCCCTACGCGGCGGAGCTGTCCGCAACGGAGGGGGTCGGCGCCGCTTCCGGCCACGTCTACGCCGTCGGCACCGTCGGGAGCATCATCGGCGCCTTTCTGACGACGTTCGTGCTGATCCCGGCGCTGCGCGTCGAGACCATCGGGGTCGGCTTCGGCCTCCTGCTCGTCGGCACGGCGCTCTGGCTCACGCGCCGGAGCGACCGCCATGAGCCGACCCTCGCGGGCGTGGTCGTCGCGCTCATGGTCGTCGGCGCCGGCGTCAGCGGCGCGGTCGGCGTCTCCGCTGGTGGTCCCGTGATCTACCAGACCCAGACGCCGTACCAGGAACTCCGGGTCACGCAACTCGGCGACGTGCGCACCCTGTATCTCGACGGGCAGCCACACAGCGCGATGGACGTGAACGACCCCGACCGCCACGTCTTCGATTACACCCGCTATTTCCACCTGCCCTTGCTCATGACCGACGACGTTGACCGGGTGTTGTTCGTCGGCGGCGGCGGGTTCACCGGCCCGAAACATTTCGCGGAGGAGTACGACGTCACCGTCGATGTCGCCGAGATCGACCCCGAGGTGATCGCCACCGCGAAGCGCCACTTCGCGCTGGAGGAGTCCGAGAACCTGCGCGTCCACAACACCGGCGGGCGGCAGTTCCTCCAGGAGACCAACCACACGTACGACCTCATCGTCCTCGACGCCTACAAGAAGGACAAAGTTCCCTTCCAGTTGACGACCGTCGAGTTCATGCGCCTCGCCGGGGAGCGACTCGACGACGACGGCGTGCTGTTCGCCAACCTGATCTCGGCACCCAGCGGTCCCGCCTCGAAGTTCTACCGCGCCGAGTACAAGACCATGTCGCGGGTGTATCCGCAGGTGTACACGTTCGCCACTGCCGGGACGAACGCCGTCCAGAACGTGGAAGTCATCGCCACCAAACGGGAGGATCGGCTCACGCCACGGACGTTACAGCGACGAAACGAACGCCGCGATATCGGGATCGACCTCTCTACGGAAGTCGACACCTACCGCGATCCACCACCGACCGACGACGTGCCCCTGCTTCGGGACGAACGGGCGCCCGTCGACAGCCTCCTCAATCCGATGGTCGGGCGCCGATACGTCGTGCAACGAACCGTCGAGAACGGGACGGCGACGGCTACTGGCTGATCGTCGGGGTCACTACATTCGATTCTCTCCGATCAGCGCTCGCTATCGCGCTCGGAGTACGCCACAAAAAACGGAGTAACGCGGTGTCGCCGTCAGGCGACGGTGCGAAATATTATACGCGAACGACGTTGGTCGCGCGCGGGCCCTTGGGGGCCTGTTCGATGTCGAATTCGATCTCGGTCCCTTCGGTCAGATCCTCGCCGCCAACGTCTTCCATGTGGAAGAAAACGTCGTCGTCAGCATCCTCAGTCTCGATGAAACCGTAGCCGCCTGTGTCGTTGAAGAAATCAACCTTACCGTTTGCCATTGCAATTCGATTGACGCCAAGTAGACGGTTAAGGATTCCTATTCGTCTTCAGATACGCGTGAATAGAAAACGAATATCCGCGATCAGAATTATTTTCTGTTCATTTGCACGAACCACGTCTTCTACCACAGATTTTTTTGGGATCTCTCCGATACGAGGGCGTCTTTCCGACGAGTCCGTTAACCTTCCTGGTGGGCCGCCGCTGTCGTGCGTTATCGGACTTCTCCTGTCGAATAGTTGGCCTCGGCACCCACAATCTATCCATAGTGAATGTGTTTAGCGCGGCTATAGACGCCGCTCAATCCGTAATCCGTTCACTCTCTTGCTACTCCTCTCGCATGTGTGCCAGAATTTGGAAGAATCGAAATGCGGGTTCATCGAAACTCTTCTTTGTTTCTGATGCACGTTCCCGGATCTCACTCACCCGGTTGTTGTACTCGCCGTTGATTACGAGTTCAATTGATTCGTCATAGTCGCTCTCGAACTGTTGCGTCATCTCTTCCAACCCGTCGGTCAGATGACCCTCGGATACATACGGCGACCAGAACTGAAACCTGTACTCCTCAGCATCGTCAAAAACGTCGGTGACTAAGTCGTAGTCCTCCTCGAATTTATGGAAGATACGTTCGAGCGAGTGCTGATAACTCTCATTTCCGTATTTGCTCCACCATCCTTCCTCGTCGGGAGAGCCTGAATATAGCGAGCCTCGAATATGAGTGACGACCTCGCAAGCATAGACCGTCTGTTCCCCGTTTATTGATTTGACGCCAAGCACGTCGAGTTCCATCTGTCTACCCGCTTCTTTCGACCGCTGATTGTACGAGACGAGTTCGCAGTCGTTGATGACCCGGAGGTATGCCCCGACAATTAGTTCGCCAATCTGTGTCTGAATCATGACTCCTCAGCGGAGCGCACGAGTCGCTCACGCAGTTCGTCAATGTATCCCGAATCGGGATGTAGACGATACTGCATCTGGTCTCCCATCCATTCGTAATCGATAAGACGGTACGTGAAGTCCTCGCTGTATTTCCGGGTGACCCCCGAGAGGATGCCGGATATCGCTTGACCACCGCCCGTCGAAAGGTCATATTCGTCCTCCATCCGTTGACGGACATCCTCGTTCAGCATCCAACCCCCGTTATCGAGCAGGATTCGAATGAACGCCTCCTGTCGGTTCGTCAACCGCCGGAAGAAACTGTCTGGCAGACTTTCGTACTCTATATCAGAGCCGTCGTCGGTACTCGATCCGCCCGATGGCTGTGGTTCAGACGCAATCCCCCACTCTTCGAGTGCAAAGTCGACTATCTTCTGTTCCCGCTCCTCGATCTCGTCGCGTCCGAACTCGTCATAATCGGCAAGGCTCTGCTGCACTCGCAGGTTCGATGATTTGTATTCTGCTTCGCGTCCTCCGGGGGCAATCTTCTTTTGTTCGAAGGGCAGGTTGCCGTAGTTCTTGTTCCAGTACTCGCTCGCAATGGTGAGGTTTCCGAGACGGTGAACGTGGTCGTCGAACTCCTCACGAAGATTCTCTGGGATATGCTCCTCGGGGAGCTTCCGGGCGAGGATATGTTCGACCTCGAACGAGGTTGAGAGGATTTGTTCGAGGTCACGCTGTACGTCTTCCCGTACCTCGATATCCAAGTTCTGTCCGTAGTGGTAGAACAAGTAGCGAATATCCTGACTCGACATCGACTCGTAGAAGTCAGGGTCACGAAGATTACGCTCAAAGCGGTCATCGTCGGTGTAGATGCGGGTAATCGAGTCGAGACGATTGAGCACGTCCTCGAACAGATACGAGTCGTCTGCATGAATCGAATGAGCGAGGCGCACTAATCTGCCTCGTCCCGTATCGGCCCGTCTGCCATCGGTTGCATAGACGCGGAAGACGAGCGTTTCGCACGCCCGAATGATATCCGCCATCTTGTCGGATTCATCGTCACCGTACACCATCTGTGCCGCCATCAGGACGGGGAGAACGTTCGCAACCCTGCCGAGTGCGAGCAAGCGTTTCAGTGCTGAATCGACTTCATCAGGGCGTTGCGAGGGGTTGAACAGCGCCGCGAACGCTGATGCGGCCTCGCGAAGGTTCTGTGTGTACTCGTCAATTTCGTCCTGAACGGTATCGTACTCTCCGTTCCGGTATCTTTCTCGGAGCCGGTCTTTGAGGGTGTCGAGACTGTTGAAGTACTCGTCTGAATCATATCCGTCGTAGATTCCCCAGTGGAACCGTTGCACACTGTCTTCGTCGAAATCACTCACTCTGTCATGCCCGTTAGAGAGGACGAATAGCTCGCGGTAGATGCTCCCGAAACGCTGCTTGATTTTGGTTTCGAGAGCGCCACGGTTGCTGGAACGGTCGTCCATATACATCAGGAAGCTCTTCGTTTTGTCGAGCGACGACAGCGGCTTCCCCCGATCATTCAGACTCTCGAAAATCGATGCCGCCTCGGAATCACTGTCTATCTCTACGACGTTGATTTTGCAGTCGTATCGCAGACGCTCTGATATCTCTCGAACAGGCAGGTCCTCAAATTCCGACTCGAAATACTCCCTGGCGTATTCGAGACGCTCCTGTGACGGGGTTTCACACTCTAGACTCGCAGAACCGAACAGGCTGTCTCGGAAGAACTCACCGTCCTGGTCCTGAGGCATCAGTCGGGGACGCTCGTCAACGGGGAATATCAAATTATCTTCTGACACGGTTTCGTCAACCACGTCATCGAACTGGGTGGCGACGTGAAGGAGGATAAGCGCGGTCGTCAATCGCTGCTGCCCGTCAACAACATCATACACGTCGAAGCGCCTACCTCGGTCTGTTTGATACTGCTCGTCCTTCTTGTCGAGGATGATGTTCCCGAAGAAGTGGTTGGTTTCCTCGGGGAGATATCGAAGGTCATCGATGAGGTCTTCTAACTGCGGTTCCTCCCACGAGTAGCTACGTTGGTAGGATGGAATATCGTAACCAGCAACCTTCCAAAGACTAGTCAGCGGTTCCGACAACGCTTCCCGAAATTCAACCGGGGCTATAGTAGACTCTATTTCAATGCCGAACGGGGAGACGGTATCTTGTCCAAACTCGTATGCTCCCAGCATCGGGCCTCGTCCTTGCTGATATGTGAATTTCATACCTGAGACTCCCCAGAGAGAAAATGCAACGAAATAGGGTCCATCAATACCAGCTTCATCAACGACATTTAGCATCCTTGCAGTTCGTTCCACGACAATTCCCTCAAAAGTCGACGCGCCGATGTATGGGCCATCAACCCGACTACGTTCGCCTGAATTAGCGATATTCAGCGTGACGGCCTCCACAATTCCGTTGTTTGCGATATGGGTATATCGTACAACATCACCATCGTCTGTTGTTACTACACCGGGCCCGGTCGCAGTGTGGCGAAGCTCGTCGCCTCTACCCCTGCTTCCCCCAAATGGGTTCGATAGTACTGGGATGGACTTGTGCGGTTCTTCGATTTCTTCTAGTCGGTATG comes from Haloplanus sp. XH21 and encodes:
- a CDS encoding spermidine synthase, with the protein product MLRRMASDWFDRRPTAPGVAVFVSGVASMGLEILAGRIVAPQFGSSIYTWGSIIAVFLAALSLGYHLGGQRAARRASDERLAWLLLGTAAYVAVVVFATDTLLAAASAIPLPGRFASLPAVTLLFGPPTYLLGYVSPYAAELSATEGVGAASGHVYAVGTVGSIIGAFLTTFVLIPALRVETIGVGFGLLLVGTALWLTRRSDRHEPTLAGVVVALMVVGAGVSGAVGVSAGGPVIYQTQTPYQELRVTQLGDVRTLYLDGQPHSAMDVNDPDRHVFDYTRYFHLPLLMTDDVDRVLFVGGGGFTGPKHFAEEYDVTVDVAEIDPEVIATAKRHFALEESENLRVHNTGGRQFLQETNHTYDLIVLDAYKKDKVPFQLTTVEFMRLAGERLDDDGVLFANLISAPSGPASKFYRAEYKTMSRVYPQVYTFATAGTNAVQNVEVIATKREDRLTPRTLQRRNERRDIGIDLSTEVDTYRDPPPTDDVPLLRDERAPVDSLLNPMVGRRYVVQRTVENGTATATG
- a CDS encoding cold-shock protein translates to MANGKVDFFNDTGGYGFIETEDADDDVFFHMEDVGGEDLTEGTEIEFDIEQAPKGPRATNVVRV
- a CDS encoding universal stress protein; translation: MYDTILIPTDGSKEARKAAEHGIQLAAAVGATVHALYVVKLPGAPRTVYIWEDEDEVREEYREYGEEVTAEVAEMAADAGVEAVTEITSGSVHEGIVDYADDIEADLIVMGTGYRGKVGGLLGTTAEKVVRTANVPVTTVRLSEVD
- a CDS encoding DUF262 domain-containing protein, whose translation is MSLRQDILNSRGCDQNERIIADNYHEQRVKSIRDGGGVYDAEDTSGLVVHIIDSGAFDADAAYRLEEIEEPHKSIPVLSNPFGGSRGRGDELRHTATGPGVVTTDDGDVVRYTHIANNGIVEAVTLNIANSGERSRVDGPYIGASTFEGIVVERTARMLNVVDEAGIDGPYFVAFSLWGVSGMKFTYQQGRGPMLGAYEFGQDTVSPFGIEIESTIAPVEFREALSEPLTSLWKVAGYDIPSYQRSYSWEEPQLEDLIDDLRYLPEETNHFFGNIILDKKDEQYQTDRGRRFDVYDVVDGQQRLTTALILLHVATQFDDVVDETVSEDNLIFPVDERPRLMPQDQDGEFFRDSLFGSASLECETPSQERLEYAREYFESEFEDLPVREISERLRYDCKINVVEIDSDSEAASIFESLNDRGKPLSSLDKTKSFLMYMDDRSSNRGALETKIKQRFGSIYRELFVLSNGHDRVSDFDEDSVQRFHWGIYDGYDSDEYFNSLDTLKDRLRERYRNGEYDTVQDEIDEYTQNLREAASAFAALFNPSQRPDEVDSALKRLLALGRVANVLPVLMAAQMVYGDDESDKMADIIRACETLVFRVYATDGRRADTGRGRLVRLAHSIHADDSYLFEDVLNRLDSITRIYTDDDRFERNLRDPDFYESMSSQDIRYLFYHYGQNLDIEVREDVQRDLEQILSTSFEVEHILARKLPEEHIPENLREEFDDHVHRLGNLTIASEYWNKNYGNLPFEQKKIAPGGREAEYKSSNLRVQQSLADYDEFGRDEIEEREQKIVDFALEEWGIASEPQPSGGSSTDDGSDIEYESLPDSFFRRLTNRQEAFIRILLDNGGWMLNEDVRQRMEDEYDLSTGGGQAISGILSGVTRKYSEDFTYRLIDYEWMGDQMQYRLHPDSGYIDELRERLVRSAEES
- a CDS encoding BCCT family transporter, whose protein sequence is MTDSDDSTGKMSDGLQVELFHPESDREPGDTNIQALGFDIHPVVFPVALVLVVLFIVLTVFFRTVAQALGWTMVVTQQTARENGWEVLRQVQDGVVVHQTAGDAYTVIFNFIGANFGWFYLLAVNIFIATLLFFAFSKYGKIRIGGVGAEKEFSDFAWMAMLFSAGMGIGLMFFSVSEPLYYFQSVPGFFSAEGGTGAAASAAMAQTFFHWGFHPWAIYGLVGLGLAFFSFNRGLPLTFRSIFWPLLGERIYGWPGHVIDLVTVFATLFGLATSLGLGVAQVNTGLSYVGGDLLGLVSIPTNTFVQILLIAGITGIATLSVAAGLDGGVKRLSTLNLYLMFALLGFLLIVGPTVYILGAWVEGLGAYFGSIIELAFFRGTLAEGGSTVTAWTVFYWGWWIAWSPFVGMFIARISKGRTVREFVLGVLVLPAMFSTIWLATFGGSALYNSLVGNGAALATYNDVGQTVAMFAMLEQFPLGALSGILATILVVTFFVTSSDSGSLVVDHLTSGGKHDVPKVQRVFWAIIEGVVAATLLWGGGLGALQTAVITTGLPFAVILCLMCYTVYLGLSHEYQILESEEFRDRIAKISEQEDVDVVTSGDEMVTDIREESESSPSD
- a CDS encoding GcvT family protein, which codes for MSADDTLPGSAGTVVVGAGCVGCSAAYHLSQLGREDVIVLDRGPLFETGGSTSHAPGLVFQTTGNKLMCDMAAYTRELYSDLDSFRQSGGIEVAYTEDRWDFLKRKREWGRAYGLDGGELLSPEAVADRIPQVDADVIHGGYYLPTDGKAHAVDASATMADRARDQGVEFYGNTWVDDVETADGEVQAVVTDRGRIEADEVLLATNIWGPLFGEMVDIDVPLVPCAHQYLVSDDLDELRGADREIEQPILRHQDYSLYFRQHGDAYGIGSYNHEPLLVDPEDIYGPEQLADLGLEYPSLREFTAEHFYEHTHPDHDKAPYDAACELVPAFEDASFESAINGMFCFTPDGMPILGETEDIDGLWWSLAIWVTQSGGAGNIIAEWMENGVPRLDGERVDVSGAHISRFQDHTGSREFTYGRGAQQYQEVYQLIHPRQQPTDQRELRQSPFHHRTSALDAEFYESDGWEVPQWYGVNEERVDEYDIPDRPGWLGRHWSKAQAVEHHAVREDVAMVDMTTFTGIEVTGSGVPAFLQGLLTNDVDIDVGRMTYTTMLNEDGGVLADLTVSRLGPDRYMLFTGGGSSATLHSRWIRDHAPADVTVTVHDSSLAGVGVFGPDSRAVLEPLVETDLSNDAFPFYSVEETYLDGIPVTMLRLSYAGELGWELYTPMEYGTRLWDTVWEAGQEEDIVPMGWAALDSTSLEKGYRLWGADLTPEHTPFEANLGFAVDLDTDFVGKDALGDGDPDQRLVPLTLDEQGAIVDAGRPVTDGDDVLGYTARADYGYTVDAGIAYAYLPTAYADAGQPLAVEYENQRFDATVREEPLFDPEREKLLR